The following are encoded together in the Culex pipiens pallens isolate TS chromosome 1, TS_CPP_V2, whole genome shotgun sequence genome:
- the LOC120430671 gene encoding uncharacterized protein LOC120430671 yields the protein MQARIDQEYEDDRKKLQLEMEMRYENIRSRVEVVDESIKVGMEQKEEGKKKELRYRGRLYEVGSTTAKATEKTANNVLEDILVATSGSGASEECKRQSTCKSDRALTSSSQNDDAVEFPLEVCFVETTVPTRAVSSLNHAFPTIVHIPVKQDFSNHVFTKSFAIEEVLQTSMPESESLLGRRKVSDEGSWEVNSTDKQFKRFDQPQYVSTFANIIRRCRYPGAGRMVGSLEFEKRKLLTCTDVRARPRWMLKEQWWRMCGVPTSQFDQSDTLVRYGAALQKIYDPLRTSSSQILRSVLRYGTFGWRYTGGLGWADDYTFLPRMGRFDGVTTKWVLQDVHALRMNWKSSPGQNRMETRYAQKTYLVRMTKELGVEDRDDDGSKFSPNYERYQVGNVETAKHKFKVRQLGEPFAVRSRSKWKVRGMQAPFVECAEDVLLPLGHFASLEMPLEVFWRRLGKLGEYTSGQQDQRAQPERRGTSENRTVTDRQPKSRTTQDEEVAMETERIPKGNCLVTSYAIGGDGWSQLKENDKITTERSDKDRRTQRLVNKKRMEGESQRFMSEISKEEHIVSTGRPLEICNADGVGENQKSAFAAPKCLEKVLLEADRKMVGQEVKLARVDVEACKPDPGVWTSLTGRGMLRSGAR from the coding sequence ATGCAAGCACGAATCGATCAGGAATACGAAGATGATCGCAAGAAGCTGCAACTCGAGATGGAAATGCGATACGAAAACATCCGATCGCGAGTGGAAGTCGTGGACGAAAGTATCAAGGTCGGAATGGAGCAGAAAGAGGAAGGCAAGAAGAAAGAGTTGCGATATCGAGGACGACTGTATGAGGTCGGAAGCACGACGGCGAAGGCAACGGAGAAAACGGCAAACAATGTTTTGGAGGACATTTTAGTGGCGACATCTGGATCAGGCGCTAGTGAGGAGTGCAAAAGGCAATCAACTTGCAAATCCGATCGTGCGTTGACGAGTTCCTCGCAGAACGACGATGCTGTGGAGTTCCCGTTAGAAGTTTGCTTCGTGGAAACGACGGTACCAACTCGAGCTGTCAGCAGTCTAAATCATGCCTTTCCAACAATTGTTCACATACCTGTGAAACAAGATTTCTCGAATCACGTCTTCACGAAATCGTTTGCAATCGAAGAGGTACTCCAGACGAGCATGCCGGAAAGCGAATCTTTACTGGGCAGGCGCAAGGTGTCAGATGAAGGGTCGTGGGAAGTGAATTCGACTGATAAGCAGTTCAAGCGTTTTGACCAGCCGCAGTACGTCAGCACGTTTGCCAACATCATACGCAGGTGTAGGTATCCAGGTGCAGGGCGGATGGTGGGTTCGTTGGAATTCGAGAAGAGGAAGCTGTTAACGTGCACAGACGTGCGCGCAAGACCGAGATGGATGTTGAAGGAGCAGTGGTGGAGGATGTGTGGAGTACCAACGTCACAGTTTGACCAGTCTGACACTCTGGTCAGATATGGAGCGGCGTTGCAGAAAATCTACGATCCTTTAAGAACCAGCTCATCACAAATTCTTCGGAGCGTTCTACGGTACGGAACATTTGGGTGGAGGTACACCGGTGGATTGGGTTGGGCGGACGACTACACGTTCCTTCCCAGAATGGGGCGGTTCGATGGGGTGACGACGAAATGGGTCCTGCAGGACGTTCATGCGTTGCGTATGAACTGGAAGTCATCACCTGGGCAGAACCGCATGGAAACTCGGTACGCACAGAAGACGTATCTGGTGCGTATGACGAAGGAGCTGGGCGTCGAAGATCGAGATGATGACGGTTCAAAGTTCTCGCCGAACTACGAACGCTATCAAGTCGGGAACGTCGAGACGGCTAAGCACAAGTTTAAAGTCCGCCAACTCGGAGAGCCGTTTGCCGTGAGGTCTCGATCTAAGTGGAAAGTGCGCGGAATGCAGGCTCCATTCGTTGAATGTGCAGAGGACGTTCTACTTCCACTTGGTCACTTCGCGAGCTTGGAAATGCCATTGGAGGTCTTCTGGCGTCGACTAGGAAAGCTGGGCGAGTACACGAGTGGCCAGCAGGATCAGCGTGCACAGCCGGAACGTCGCGGGACATCCGAAAACCGCACCGTCACCGACCGCCAGCCCAAAAGCCGTACCACGCAGGATGAGGAAGTTGCCATGGAAACAGAGAGGATTCCTAAAGGTAACTGCTTAGTGACAAGCTATGCGATCGGTGGCGACGGGTGGTCCCAGCTGAAAGAGAACGATAAGATTACGACAGAGCGGAGCGACAAGGATCGACGCACGCAGAGATTGGTGAACAAGAAACGAATGGAAGGCGAGTCGCAGAGGTTCATGTCAGAGATTTCCAAAGAAGAACATATTGTAAGCACAGGAAGGCCGCTGGAGATCTGCAACGCGGACGGCGTCGGAGAGAACCAGAAATCGGCGTTTGCTGCGCCAAAGTGTTTGGAAAAGGTCCTGTTAGAAGCTGATAGGAAAATGGTGGGACAGGAAGTGAAACTGGCGCGCGTTGATGTTGAGGCGTGTAAGCCTGATCCGGGAGTTTGGACCAGCTTAACGGGTCGGGGTATGTTACGGAGCGGCGCGCGCTGA
- the LOC120430670 gene encoding uncharacterized protein LOC120430670, with protein sequence MARRLEIRNKRQKPIEKQTTDWRLGSWNCRSLNFLGFEFALAKELQPRNFDVVALQEVCLEEEQVLNWPGQQTNSRFFLSGGTDKKLGTGFIVRGKMQDRVFGFTAFSERMCKLRIRGRFFNYSIINVHCPHEEKTDDEKEAFYATLEDVYDGCPRQDVKIIIGDLNARFGREEMFRPTIGSESLHAVTNDNGQRCIDFAASRGMVLDDTWHRNTASARLMKDCGGWCMQDTRSIHVGFFTVL encoded by the exons ATGGCAAGAAGGCTAGAaatccggaacaaacggcagaAGCCCATAGAAAAGCAGACCACCGATTGGCGACTCGGCTCCTGGAACTGCAGGTCTTTGAATTTCTTGGGTTTCGAATTCGCCTTAGCGAAGGAGTTGCAACctcgcaacttcgatgttgtggcactgcaggaggtgtgcttaGAGGAGGAGCAGGTGCTAAACTGGCCAGGTCAGCAGACCAATTCCAGATTTTTTCTGAGCGGCGGCACGGACAAGAAGCTGGGTACCGGCTTTATCGTGCGGGGCAAGATGCAGGATCGCGTGTTCGGCTTCACGGCGTTCAGCGAGCGGATGTGTAAGTTGAGGATAagaggccgtttcttcaactacagcatcatcaacgtgcactgCCCCCACGAAGAAAAGACCGATGATGAGAAGGAAGCATTCTACGCGACGCTGGAGGATGTGTACGACGGCTGTCCGCGGCAGGATGTTAAAATCATCATTGGGGATTTGAACGCTCGGTTCGGAAGGGAGGAAATGTTTCGACCGACAATAGGTTCAGAGAGCCTACACGCggtcacgaacgacaacggccaacGCTGCATCGACTTTGCAGCCTCCCGTGGAATGGTG CTTGACGACACGTGGCACAGGAACACCGCGTCCGCGCGGTTGATGAAAGATTGTGGTGGCTGGTGCATGCAGGACACGAGGAGTATCCACGTGGGGTTCTTCACCGTCTTGTGA